The following proteins are encoded in a genomic region of Chroicocephalus ridibundus chromosome 29, bChrRid1.1, whole genome shotgun sequence:
- the LOC134507958 gene encoding microtubule-associated proteins 1A/1B light chain 3C-like, translated as MHPGDTSSRPFKQRKSLATRMHEVTEIRIKYPNKIPVVVERYQKEKTLPPLNRTKFLVSQDLPLSQFAVTLRTRLCLASSQTFYLLVNNKGLPNMAVTMQELYRDNKDEDGFLYLTYASQEMFGSSSSRGFLTTQPPAATTTVSSGLLVSGLQCW; from the exons ATGCACCCAGGCGACACCAGCTCTCGCCCGTTCAAGCAGAGGAAAAGCCTCG ccACCAGGATGCACGAAGTGACAGAGATCCGGATAAAATATCCCAACAAGATCCCG GTGGTTGTGGAACGCTACCAGAAGGAGAAGACCTTGCCCCCCTTGAACAGGACCAAGTTTCTGGTGTCCCAGGACCTGCCCCTGTCCCAGTTTGCTGTCACCCTGCG GACACGGCTCTGCCTGGCCTCCTCCCAGACCTTCTACCTGCTGGTGAACAACAAAGGGCTGCCCAACATGGCCGTCACCATGCAGGAGCTGTACCGTGACAACAAGGATGAGGACGGCTTTCTCTACCTGACCTACGCCTCCCAGGAGATGTTCGGCAGCTCTTCCTCCCGCGGCTTCTTGACCACGCAAccccctgctgccaccaccaccgtGTCCTCGGGGCTGCTCGTCTCAGGACTCCAATGCTGGTGA